The Aquificaceae bacterium DNA window AGGAAAGGGATAAAGAAGAATTACTTGGACACATAAAGGCACTCAGAGATGAATTCACAGAACGTCTTAATAAGATAGAAGACAGGCAAGAAAAAGACAAAGAAGAACTACTTGGACACATAAAGACATTCAGAGATGAATTTACAGAACGCCTTAATAGGATGGAAGACAGGCAGGAAAAGTATCAAAAAGAGACAAGAGCTGAGCTCAGGCATATAAACCAAAGACTTGACACTCTTATGAATATGCTACTTACTCTCTTTGTGGAAAGAAGAAAGGAGGAAAGAGGATGAAGAAGGTAACCGCAAAGGTTGAGCTTATGCTACCTGCCCAGCAGGCAACACCTGCACCACCGGTGGGTCCTGCCTTGGGTCAGCATGGTGTTAACATAATGGAGTTTGTAAAGCAGTTTAACGCTGCCAGTAAGGATTTTGAGCCTGGAACCATCTTGCCTGTAGTTATAACCATTTATCAGGACAGGAGCTTTAGTTTTGTGCTTAAAACACCTCCCGTATCTTATCTCCTTAAGAAGGCTGCAGGAGTGCAAAAGGGTTCTTCGGACCCCAAGAGGCAAAAGGTGGGTAAGGTAAGCCTAAAGCAGGTAGAAGAGATTGCAAAACTTAAATTAAAAGATATGAACACGAAAGACATAAAAGCTGCTATGAGGCAAGTGGTAGGAACTGCAAGAAGTATGGGTATAGAAGTAGAAGGATGGAAGGAGTAGAGCCATGAAGAGAGGAAAGAGATATCAAAAGTGCCTTGAGCTTTATGACAAGGATGCCCTTTACACAGTAGAAGGAGCAGTAGAAGTTCTCAAAAAACTTCACGCAGGTTGTGGTCCCAAGTTTGACCAGACAGTAGAGCTCGCCATGAGGCTCGGGGTTGACCCCAAGTATGCGGACCAGATGGTAAGAGGTTCGGTGGTATTACCCCATGGTCTTGGCAAGGAGCTAAAGGTCTTGGTGCTTGCAGAGGGTGAATATCAAAAGATAGCAAAGGACGCAGGTGCGGACTATGTGGGTGGCGAAGACCTCATAAACAAGATAGCCAAAGAAGAGTGGGTGGACTATGACGTGGTTATAGCTACTCCCGAGATAATGCCCAAGGTGGCAAAGCTCGGTAAGATACTGGGTCCAAAAGGTCTTATGCCAAACCCGAAAACTGGAACGGTCACCACAAACCTAAAGCAGGCTATAGAAGAAGCCAAAAAGGGAAGAGTGGAGTTCAGAGTCGACAAAACAGGAAACCTGCATATGCCCGTGGGCAAGATATCCTTTGAGGAGCAAAAGCTAATCCAAAACATCTATACCGCCATAGATGCGGTTGTGAAGGCAAAGCCCTCTGGTGCTAAGGGTCAGTATGTGAAGGGGATAGCCCTTTCTCTAACTATGAGCCCATCGGTAAAGCTGGATGTGTCTACCACTCTCAAGAGACTTCAGGAGCTTGTAGCATGATGAAAGTGTTCGTGCCTCTACTATTAGTGTGCTTTTCCTTTGCTCTTACCCCTCAAGAAGAAAGGCAAATAGTCAGGGATATAGCGGAGATAAAAGCCACTTTGGAACAACTAAACAAGAGGATAGAGGATATCAACAAAAGGATAGAAGATACGAACAAGAGGATAGAAGACACGAACAAGAGGATAGAGGATGTTAACAAAAGGATAGACGACCTTATGAACTTCCNNNNNNNNNNNNNNNNNNNNNNNNNNNNNNNNNNNNNNNNNNNNNNNNNNNNNNNNNNNNNNNNNNNNNNNNNNNNNNNNNNNNNNNNNNNNNNNNNNNNACGAACAAGAGGATAGAGGATGTTAACAAAAGGATAGACGACCTTATGAACTTCCTTTGGATACTTGCGGGTATTTTTTCTGCCATAACCGCAGTTACAATAGGTTTTGCTTTGTGGGATAGGAGAACTATGGTAAGACCCTTTGAGGATAAGGTAAAATCTATGGAGAAGGACATACTTGAGAACAAGGAAAAGGTCCAGAAGCTCATAGAAACCCTTCGTGAACTTGCGAAGGAAGATGAGAAGGTAGCAAGACTGCTCAAGCATATGAACTTAATGTAGGAGGTCAAAAATGAGAAGAAGTTGGGAAGAGAAGGGTAAGCTAATAAGCTCATATGCGGAGAGAATACAAAGGTCAAATCTTGTGATATTTTTTGACTTTACTGGCATTGACGCTCAGGCTATTACAAAACTCAGAGCGGACTTAAAGGATGCGGAAGGAGAGATGCTTGTGGGTAAAAATACCCTTTTTTACAGAGCCTTTATGAACACAGTTATGGTAGACCACAGGGAAGTCTTTGTTGGTCCTACCGCCTTCGCCTTTGCCTACGGTGACCCTGTTAAGATTGCAAAGATTCTTTTTGACTTTATGAAGGAACTTGACAAGGAAAAGCCCCTTTCTAAGATAAAGGGTGCATACATGCAGGGAAGGTTTTTAAAGCCTGCGGAGGTGCAGGCTCTTGCGGAGCTCCCACCCAAAGAGGTGCTTATTTCCAAGCTTATGGGGGCTATTCAAGGACCCATATACGCCCTCGTTATGGCTCTCAAGTCTGCACCTCAAAAGCTTGTGCTTACACTTAAAGCCATAGAAAAGAAAAAATCTCAATAAGGAGGTATAGACATGGCAACACTTACCATTGACGAAATAGTCGAAGCCATAGGCAACATGACCTTGCTTGAGGTGGCAGAGCTTGTTAAAAAGCTCGAGGAGAAGTTTGGTGTGTCCGCCGCTATGGTAGCTGCAGCACCTGTGGCAGCAGCTGGGGCACCTACTGCGGGAGCACCTGCTGCTGAGGAGAAGACAGAGTTTGATGTTATCCTCAAGTCCCCTGGGGCTAACAAGATAAACGTGATAAAGGTGGTGAGAGAGATAACAGGGCTTGGACTAAAGGAAGCAAAGGACCTCGTGGAGGGTGCTCCAAAACCCGTCAAGGAAGGCGTTTCAAAGGAAGAGGCAGAGAAGATAGCTGCAAAGCTCAAGGAGGCTGGTGCGGAAGTAGAGATAAAGTGAACTTGATTCTCCCATGGGATGGTTTTATGAAGCTTTTCCCCCTGCACATGCAGGGGGTATTTTGTTTTAATGTTGACTTTAATTAGGCAATCATGTATAATTATATGCTTATCCTACGAAGAGGGTTGAAGACATGAGGAAAAATATGCCCTTACCAAGAAAATTCTTCGGTAGAAGGGAAGAGTTTGTTAGCCCACCATACCTTCTTTTCCTCCCAAAGGAGTCCTTTGAGTCTTTTATACAGTTCTACACTCCACCCTCTCAGAGGGAGCAGAAGGGTCTTGAATATGTGTTTTCCACCTCCTTTCCCTTTGTAGACCCTGACGAAAAGATAATTCTTGAATACTTAGGTTACGAAGTAGGAGATTGGGAGTGTAATAGGTGTGGCTATAAGGCTTACACAGACCAAGGCTTTTTGGGTGGCTATGGTGTAAACTGTCCAAAATGTGGAACTTTGCTGGTCCTTAAGGAAAAGTATACAGAAGAGGAATGCAAAATAAAGGGCTTTACCTACTCTATGCCTCTTAGGGTTATGGTAAGGCTAAGAACTAAGACCAAAAAGGGTGAAAGGGTGGGAGAGCCCAAAAAGGTCTACTTTGGCGAAGTGCCTATGATGACCAAGACTGGCTCTTTTATCATAAACGGCAGTGAAAGAGTAGTGGTGAACCAGCTCATACGCTCTCCGGGTGTGTTCTTTGAGGAGAAAGAGGAGCGTCAAAAGGATACCACTATAATCCGTATGATATATAGGGCAAGTATTATACCTGACAAAGGACCAAGAGTTGAGTTTGAACTTTCAAGCACCACGGATATACTTTCTTCAAGGATAGACAAGCGTAAGGTGGGTGGAACCTTTGTCCTTAGAGCCTTGGGTCTTGAGACCGCATACGATATACTTAAACCTTTCTATCCAGATACAAAAGCCTTTTTCGTGCAAAATGGAACAATATTTGACAAAGATACGGGCGAAGAGTATAAGTTGGAAGACTTAGAGAGCTTTTACCTTTTTGCAATCCTTCGCTACAGAGCAAAGCTGGAAGAAAAGGGTATTGAAGAGGAGATACTTGAAGAGAGGTTTATTGAGGAAATTGACCAGCTTGAAAGACTTTTGAAAGATGAGAGGATAAAGATAGACCTCATATCCGCAGTTCCAAAGGAAAGTGCGGTAAAGAGTCCGTATGGTAAGATACTCATAGAAACCTTAATAGCGGAAACCGCTCCAAAAGACAATGACAAGAAAAGTCCACTCAAGATACCTGCAAGGTTTACCCTTAGGGACATCGCTCTTGTGGACATATACAAAAAGCTCAGGGCAGTAGAGCCCATGGTAATGGAGCTTGAACATCTTATAAGCAGAGCAAGGGCTCACTTTGACCTATACTTTAGAGACCTTACCAGATACGACCTTTCAAAGGTGGGAAGGGTAAAGCTCAACGCAAAGGTCCACAGGATTCCAAAGGAGCTAAAACCTGCAGACTTTGAAAGACTACCAAGCCTTCCACCTCTTGCCCTTGCGGAGGATGTGGGTAGTTTCAAGGCTGGGACTTTGATAACCCAAGAAGTGCTTTCTGAGGTCTTTAAGATAAAAGATAGCGTAAGGGTAAAAGACTACACGGAAGGTCAAGCGAGGTTTCTCAGCGCCCTTGACCTTGTAAACACAATAAAGTATCTTATAAACCTCAGATACGGAAGAGAGAAAAAAGACGATATAGCTTATCTTGGCAACAGAAGAATAAGGGCGGTGGGTGAGCTCTTGGAAAATCAAGCGAGAATTGGCATAGCCAGAATGGAAAAGTTCTTCAGAGACAGGTGCACTGTCGCAAACCCAGAAGACCCTAACCTAAAGCCTCAAGACCTTCTAAACCCCAGATACCTAACCAGCGCCCTTTACGAGTTTCTAAAGGGTGGTACGCTTTCTCAATACCTTGACAATACGAACCCACTTTCCTCTCTCACTCACAAGAGAAGGCTATCCGCACTGGGTCCTGGTGGTCTAACCAGAGAAAGTGCCAAATTTGAGATAAGAGACGTGCACCCCTCCCACTACGGAAGGATATGTCCCATTGAGACGCCAGAAGGTCAAAACATAGGTCTTGTAACTTCTCTAACCGTATACGCTCAAACTAACGAGTATGGTTTTATCGTCACCCCCTATAGGAAGGTGGAGAATGGAAAGGTTACCGACAAGGTTGAATATCTTGCTGCATATGAGGAGGAGAACTTTGTTATAGCTCAGTATACCCCAACCGATGAGGAGGGTAGAATCCTTAGTGATAGGGTCTATGTGCGATACAAGAACGATATACAAATAGTAAGGCCAGAGCTGGTCCACTATATGGATGTTTCTCCAAGACAGGTTATATCCGTATCCGCATCTCTCATACCTTTCCTTGAGCATGACGATGCTAACAGGGCTCTTATGGGTTCTAATATGCAAAGGCAGGCGGTTCCTCTCATATTTACCTCTTCACCTCTCGTAGGCACTGGTATGGAAAAGAAGGTTGCTTTTGACAGTGGTGCGGTAGTGGTAGCAAAAAGAGGTGGTGTGGTAGAAGAAGTGGACTCCAAGAGGATAATAATAAGGGTTAACCCAGAAGAGATAAACTTTGCAGACCCTACTGATATTGGCATAGACATCTATGAGCTCAAGAAGTTTGAAAGGACTAATCAAAATACCTGTATAAATCAAAGACCTCTTGTGGTCAAGGGTCAAAGGGTAAGCAAAGGAGAGCTACTTGCGGATGGTCAATCCACCTTTAGGGGAGAGTTAGCCCTTGGTAAAGATGTGCTGGTCGCCTTTATGCCATGGAGAGGATACAATTTTGAGGACGCTATCGTTATATCCGAGAGACTTGTCAAAGAGGACGTATACACTTCCATACACATAGAGGAGCTTGAGGTAGAGGCAAGGGAAACGAAGATAGGTAATGAGGAGATAACTCGTCAAATACCAGGTGTCCCAGAAAGACTACTTTCCCATCTTGACGAGTTTGGCATAGTAAAGGTGGGAACTTACGTAAAGCCTGGAGATATATTGGTTGGAAAGGTAACACCCAAGGGCGAAGCTCAGCTCACACCCGAAGAAAAGCTCCTCCAGGCTATATTCGGTGAGAAGTCCAGAGACGTTAAAGACACTTCGCTTAGGTGTCCGCCGGGCGTAGAGGGTGTGGTGGTGGATGTGAAGGTCTTTGTGAAAAAAACTGGAGAGAAAAGGAACTACCTTGCGGAACATGTGGAAAGGATTGAAAGGGAAGAGCTGGAAAGGGAATTAGAAAAGAAGAAGAGCCTCATCGTTGAGGGTAGGAACAGAATGGTAAAGGCTTTGGTGCTTGGTAGGAAGTTGGATAAGGAGATAACCGTTAAGAAAAAGGTATACAAGGCGGGCACTGTGATAGATGAGAAGGTTTTTGAGGAGCTACTGAACTATATAATAACCAAACCAGAAAACCTTTTTGAAGATGAAGAGCTATGCAAGAAGATAAATGAGCTAAGGGAAAGGACACGCTTCCAAGTGGATATGCTTTCACGCATCTACGAAGAGAAAATGGAGTCTATAGGAAAGCGTAGTGAGCTACCAGCGGGCGTTCTCGCTCTCGTAAAGGTATACATAGCACAGAAAAGGAAGATAAAAGTGGGAGACAAAATGGCGGGTCGTCATGGAAACAAGGGTGTTATATCGGTAGTGCTCCCTGTGGAGGATATGCCTTTCCTTGAGGATGGAACTCCCGTGGACATTGTGCTAAACCCACTTGGTGTGCCTTCTCGTATGAACGTGGGACAGATATTGGAAACACACCTTGGCTGGGCTTCCAAAGAGCTTGGCAAAAAGCTAAGGGAGCTTATAGAAGAAGGAGCGGAAAGGCAAGAACTCATAGAATTTCTCAAGAAGGTATATGCGGTGGGCGATGTGAAAGGTGAAAACCAAAAGTATGTGGAAGAGTTTCTACAAGCTCTTGACGAAGAGAGCTTTAAGGAGGTGATTAACCTTTATGCGGAGAGGGGTATACCTATGGCAACTCCCGCCTTTGAGGGTGCAAGCGAAGAACACATAAAGGAACTTCTCAGGATGGCAGGGCTTC harbors:
- the rplK gene encoding 50S ribosomal protein L11; translation: MKKVTAKVELMLPAQQATPAPPVGPALGQHGVNIMEFVKQFNAASKDFEPGTILPVVITIYQDRSFSFVLKTPPVSYLLKKAAGVQKGSSDPKRQKVGKVSLKQVEEIAKLKLKDMNTKDIKAAMRQVVGTARSMGIEVEGWKE
- the rplA gene encoding 50S ribosomal protein L1 — protein: MKRGKRYQKCLELYDKDALYTVEGAVEVLKKLHAGCGPKFDQTVELAMRLGVDPKYADQMVRGSVVLPHGLGKELKVLVLAEGEYQKIAKDAGADYVGGEDLINKIAKEEWVDYDVVIATPEIMPKVAKLGKILGPKGLMPNPKTGTVTTNLKQAIEEAKKGRVEFRVDKTGNLHMPVGKISFEEQKLIQNIYTAIDAVVKAKPSGAKGQYVKGIALSLTMSPSVKLDVSTTLKRLQELVA
- the rplJ gene encoding 50S ribosomal protein L10; translation: MRRSWEEKGKLISSYAERIQRSNLVIFFDFTGIDAQAITKLRADLKDAEGEMLVGKNTLFYRAFMNTVMVDHREVFVGPTAFAFAYGDPVKIAKILFDFMKELDKEKPLSKIKGAYMQGRFLKPAEVQALAELPPKEVLISKLMGAIQGPIYALVMALKSAPQKLVLTLKAIEKKKSQ
- the rplL gene encoding 50S ribosomal protein L7/L12; translation: MATLTIDEIVEAIGNMTLLEVAELVKKLEEKFGVSAAMVAAAPVAAAGAPTAGAPAAEEKTEFDVILKSPGANKINVIKVVREITGLGLKEAKDLVEGAPKPVKEGVSKEEAEKIAAKLKEAGAEVEIK
- a CDS encoding DNA-directed RNA polymerase subunit beta, whose translation is MRKNMPLPRKFFGRREEFVSPPYLLFLPKESFESFIQFYTPPSQREQKGLEYVFSTSFPFVDPDEKIILEYLGYEVGDWECNRCGYKAYTDQGFLGGYGVNCPKCGTLLVLKEKYTEEECKIKGFTYSMPLRVMVRLRTKTKKGERVGEPKKVYFGEVPMMTKTGSFIINGSERVVVNQLIRSPGVFFEEKEERQKDTTIIRMIYRASIIPDKGPRVEFELSSTTDILSSRIDKRKVGGTFVLRALGLETAYDILKPFYPDTKAFFVQNGTIFDKDTGEEYKLEDLESFYLFAILRYRAKLEEKGIEEEILEERFIEEIDQLERLLKDERIKIDLISAVPKESAVKSPYGKILIETLIAETAPKDNDKKSPLKIPARFTLRDIALVDIYKKLRAVEPMVMELEHLISRARAHFDLYFRDLTRYDLSKVGRVKLNAKVHRIPKELKPADFERLPSLPPLALAEDVGSFKAGTLITQEVLSEVFKIKDSVRVKDYTEGQARFLSALDLVNTIKYLINLRYGREKKDDIAYLGNRRIRAVGELLENQARIGIARMEKFFRDRCTVANPEDPNLKPQDLLNPRYLTSALYEFLKGGTLSQYLDNTNPLSSLTHKRRLSALGPGGLTRESAKFEIRDVHPSHYGRICPIETPEGQNIGLVTSLTVYAQTNEYGFIVTPYRKVENGKVTDKVEYLAAYEEENFVIAQYTPTDEEGRILSDRVYVRYKNDIQIVRPELVHYMDVSPRQVISVSASLIPFLEHDDANRALMGSNMQRQAVPLIFTSSPLVGTGMEKKVAFDSGAVVVAKRGGVVEEVDSKRIIIRVNPEEINFADPTDIGIDIYELKKFERTNQNTCINQRPLVVKGQRVSKGELLADGQSTFRGELALGKDVLVAFMPWRGYNFEDAIVISERLVKEDVYTSIHIEELEVEARETKIGNEEITRQIPGVPERLLSHLDEFGIVKVGTYVKPGDILVGKVTPKGEAQLTPEEKLLQAIFGEKSRDVKDTSLRCPPGVEGVVVDVKVFVKKTGEKRNYLAEHVERIEREELERELEKKKSLIVEGRNRMVKALVLGRKLDKEITVKKKVYKAGTVIDEKVFEELLNYIITKPENLFEDEELCKKINELRERTRFQVDMLSRIYEEKMESIGKRSELPAGVLALVKVYIAQKRKIKVGDKMAGRHGNKGVISVVLPVEDMPFLEDGTPVDIVLNPLGVPSRMNVGQILETHLGWASKELGKKLRELIEEGAERQELIEFLKKVYAVGDVKGENQKYVEEFLQALDEESFKEVINLYAERGIPMATPAFEGASEEHIKELLRMAGLPEDGKTVLYDGRTGEPFDMRVTVGYMHMLKLIHMVDDKIHARSTGPYSLVTQQPLGGRAQFGGQRLGEMEVWALEAHGAAHTLQEMLTVKSDDIEGRTKVYESIVKGKYIYQPGVPESFRVLVRELKALGLNVRCENGAIMPCDQIDIEEEQ